DNA from Amycolatopsis sp. DSM 110486:
CACGGTGGGCGGGCCGGTGGGCGCGTTCGGATCCGTGCTGGTCACGGGTGGTGCCACCAGTGCCGACGGCAGCGTCGTGGCCCTGCGCACCTACACCGACGCGTACCTGTACCCGGCCCCGGACGGCGACGTGCTCGAGGCGCTCAAACGCAACCCCGTGCGGATCCCGCTGCCGAACGAGAAGCAGGGCGAAGCGCTCGCCTTCGAACCCGACGGCACGCTGCTGTCGGGCGGTGAGGGTGTCGGCCAGCCCATCCGAGCGGTGAAAAACGCGACGGCTCTGGTGGCGGGTGCCGCCGCGCCGCAGCGTGAAGCGGCCAAGCCCGCCGCTTCCGGCGCGACCGGCGGCTCGGACGACTCGTCCGGCTTGCCGCTGCTGCCGGTGGTCGGCATCGCGGTGGTCGTGGTGCTGATCGGCTGGTTCCTGCTCAGCCGGCTGCGTCGCCGCCCGCGCCGCTGAGTTCTGACCGCCGATTTCTGACCGCCGATTTTCTGACAGCCGAGTCCTGATCGCTGAGTTCTGACCGTTGAGGTCCGCTCCGGGGAGGCAACCGGGGCGCGGCGCGCACAGCGGGAAGACCACAACGCAAGACCACTCAGCACACGGACCACTCAGCACACGGACCACGCAGCGGACCGCACGGCACCGTCCACACCGGACACCGGGAAGCTCCCGCCCGCGGCGCGGGGACGATCGAGGCCGGGCATCCTCGTCGCCGGCCCGCGGCCGCGTGGGTGGGCTCCCGGGTCTAGAGGCGCCGCAGGACTGCGACGACCTTGCCGAGGATGGTGGCGTCGTCGCCGGGGATCGGCTCGTACGCCTCGTTGTGCGGCATCAGCCAGACGTGGCCGTCCTTGCGCTTGAACGTCTTCACCGTGGCTTCGCCGTCGATCATGGCGGCCACGATGTCGCCGTTCTCCGCGGCGGGCTGCTGGCGGACCACGACCCAGTCGCCGTCGGTGATCGCGGCGTCGATCATCGAGTCGCCGGTGACGCTGAGCAGGAAGAGCTCACCCTCGCCGACGATCTCGCGCGGCAGCGGGAAGACGTCCTCGATCGCCTGCTCGGCCAGCACCGGGCCTCCGGCCGCGATCCGGCCGACCAGCGGCACGTACGCCGCCTTCGGCATGGACGGCTGCTGGTCGATGTCGATGCCCATCGGGTTGTCGTCCGTCGTCGAGAGGACGCCCACGGCCCGCGGCCGGTTCGCGTCGCGGCGCAGGTAACCCTTGCGCTGCAACGCCTTCAGCTGGTGGGACACCGACGAGGTCGACGTGAGCCCCACGGCCTCGCCGATCTCGCGGACGCTCGGCGGGTAGCCGAACCGGGCCACCCAGGTGCGAATCACGTCCAGCACCTGCTGTTGCCGCACGGTCAGCGTCTCGTCCACGTCGTAGACCTCGGGCAGGGCCGTCACCTTCCCCGAGCCACCGGGCGTGGTGCCCGCCTTGCTCTCCTTCGCCACTGTGTGTCGCCTCCCAGCCGTTCGCGGTCGCCTCGCCGGCATCCCGCGCGTTCCCGCGTGCGCCGGCCGGCTCCCGCGGACGCGGGTGCCCTCGCCGGCGACATCTGCCCGGCAGATGTCCTGGTCACCGACGTTAGCCCACCGAGCGTGACGATTTCAAACATCTGTTCGATCGACACGCCGTGTCCTCTCGATTTTGTCGGTGCGGGGTGGTAGACCTTCGCACGGACGTTCGATAGAACGCCTGTTCGACCTGAACCGCATTGTCGCCGGTGAGAGCACCGGACCGGGCTCGGATCGAACCGATCAGCAGGTCAGAAGGAGGTTCGCCATGTCGATTCTGGCAGACCGCGGGATCGTCCGCCCGCTCCGGCCCGCCCGGCAGGCCGCCGCCCCGGCTCGGGTTCCCTCGGGTCCCGCCGCACCCGTTCGCGGCACGCGCGAGCGCCGTGGCGAGCCGCTGCGGCCGCCGACGCGCGCCCGGGTGGTCGTTGGGCCTCGCATAGCGCCGGCCACGTGCGCCCAGGCGCGTCGGCCCGCCGTCCGGTGGCCGTGGCTCGCCGCGATCGCCGTCGCCGCCTGTCTGGTGGTCACCGTTCTGGGTGTTTTCGGGTCCGGCACGCCGGGTGGCGCGGTGCCCGAGCGCACGGCGTCGGTGTCCGTGCAGCAGGGCGACACGCTCACCGCGATCGCCGCCCGGTTCGCACCCGACTCGGACCAGGGCGCTGTGGTCGAGCGCATCAAACAGCTCAACCACCTCGACGACGCCGTCCTCGTGCCGGGATTGCCGCTCACCGTGCCGGTCGCGTCGGAGGTGGCCGGGTTCGGTTCGTGACCGTCGGGATGCGCTCGATCGCGCCACGGATCGGTGCCTTGTTCACCCGCTTGTGTCGCTTGCGTGGGCCGTCCGGGCAATCTATGGTCAACCCCTACATCTGGTAGTTACACCGCTGTAGTTGGTCCACAGGTAGGGGTAGACTGGAGACCAGTTGTCCACAGCTGGGCGGTGTTCACCCACCGGTTGTCCACAAGTCGATCACCAGGCGCGGGTCCGTGCGGGGTGATCGTGGTCCAGGCCGTAGCGTGGCGGCAGGGGCCGGCGTGGATGGACTCGGCCGGCGCGGAGGGGAAGGTGATCGGCGGATGAGGTGCCCGTTCTGCCGGCATGCGGACTCTCGGGTCGTCGACTCCCGAGAGGTGGATGAAGGACAGGCGATCCGGCGGCGGCGCTCGTGCGCGCAGTGCGGCCGGCGCTTCACCACGTCGGAGACGATGGTGCTCGCCGTCGTCAAGCGGTCCGGCGTCACCGAGCAGTTCAGCCGGGACAAGGTCGTCAACGGCGTGCGGCGGGCCTGTCAGGGCCGGCCGGTCGACGACGACGCGCTGCAGAAGCTCGCGCAGCGCGTGGAGGAGTCGATCCGCTCCGCCGGTCTGGCGGAGATCCCGAGCCACGAGGTCGGTCTGGCCATCCTCGGTCCCTTGCGGGAGCTCGACGGGGTCGCCTACCTCCGGTTCGCCAGCGTCTACCGCTCGTTCTCCTCGGTCGAGGACTTCGAGAAGGAGATCGCTGACCTGCGGGAAGCCATGGCGGGTACTGCCGCGGAAGAAGGAAGCGAGCGCGCCGGAGACGACTGAGTGTCGCCTGCGCCGCGCGGGAGCGAGGGACGAGACCCGATGACCGAAACCGTGGGAACCGGCGCGGCGGCCGCCGGCCGGAGCAAGAAGAAGGCCAGTGGTGGTCTGGCCGTCAAGCGGGTCTTCACGACCGAAGGCGTGCACCCGTACGACGACGTCGTGTGGGAGAAGCGCGATGTCGTGATGACCAACTGGCGCGACGGCAGCGTCAACTTCGAGCAGCGGGGCGTCGAGTTCCCCGAGTTCTGGTCGGTGAACGCCACCAACATCGTCACCAGCAAGTACTTCCGCGGCGCCGTCGGCTCCCCGCAGCGCGAGAGCAGCCTCAAGCAGCTCATCGACCGCGTGGTGAAGACGTACGTGAAGGCCGCCGCGGACTACGGCTACTTCGCCGGTGCAGGCGACCTGGAGATCTTCGAGCACGAGCTCACCTGGATGCTGCTGCACCAGGTCTTCAGCTTCAACTCGCCCGTCTGGTTCAACGTCGGCACGTCCTCGAAGCAGCAGGTCTCGGCGTGCTTCATCCTGTCGGTCGACGACACGATGGAGTCGATCCTGAACTGGTACCGCGAGGAGGGCCTGATCTTCAAGGGCGGCTCCGGCGCGGGCCTCAACCTCTCCCGCATCCGCTCCTCGAAGGAGCTGCTCACCTCCGGCGGCACCGCGTCCGGCCCGGTTTCGTTCATGCGCGGCGCCGACGCGTCCGCGGGCACCATCAAGTCCGGCGGCGCCACGCGGCGCGCGGCGAAGATGGTCGTGCTCGACGTCGACCACCCCGACATCGAGGAGTTCATCCAGACCAAGGCGCGCGAAGAGGAGAAGATCAAGGTCCTCCGCGACGCCGGGTTCGACATGGACCTCTCCGGCGCGGACATCGCGTCGGTGCAGTACCAGAACGCCAACAACTCCGTGCGCGTGTCCGACGAGTTCATGCAGGCCGTGGAGAACGGCACGGAGTTCGGGCTGCGCGCCCGCCTCACCGGCGAGGTCATCGAGCGCACCGACGCGAAGAAGCTGTTCCGCACCATGGCGCAGGCCGCGTGGGAGTGCGCCGACCCGGGCGTGCAGTACGACGGCACGATCAACGACTGGCACACCTGCCCGGAGTCCGGCCGCATCAGCGCGTCGAACCCGTGCAGCGAGTACATGCACCTCGACAACTCCAGCTGCAACCTCGCGTCGCTGAACCTGCTGAAGTTCGTGGCCGACGACGGCACGTTCGACGCGCCGCTGTTCGCGAAGGCCGTGGAGTTCGTGATCACGGCGATGGACATCTCCATCTGCTTCGCTGACTTCCCGACCGAGCCGATCGCCGACACCACGCGCAAGTTCCGCCAGCTGGGCATCGGGTACGCCAACCTCGGCGCGCTGCTGATGGCGCTGGGCCACGCGTACGACTCCGAAGGCGGCCGCGCGCTCGCCGGCGCGATCACGTCGCTCATGACCGGTGTGTCGTACCGCCGCTCGGCGGAGATGGCCAAGGTCGTCGGCGCGTACGAGGGTTATGCGCGCAACGCCGAGGCGCACCAGCGCGTGATGCGCAAGCACGCCGCGGCCAACGAGCTGGTCCGCACCTACCACTCCAACGACGCGGCCGTCCGCGCGCTGGCCACCGAGGAGTGGCAGCGCGGCGTCGAGCTCGGCACGCGCCACGGCTGGCGCAACGCGCAGGCCTCGGTGCTCGCGCCCACCGGCACCATCGGCTTCATGATGGACTGCGACACCACGGGCATCGAGCCGGACTTCTCGCTGGTGAAGTTCAAGAAGCTCGTCGGCGGCGGGTCGATGCAGATCGTGAACCAGACCGTGCCGCGCGCGCTGCGGGTGCTGGGCTACCAGGACGAGCAGGTGGAGGCGATCGTCGAGTACGTGGCGCAGCACGGCCACGTCGTCGACGCGCCGGGCCTGCGTCCCGAGCACTACGAGGTCTTCGACTGCGCTGTGGGCGAGCGCTCCATCGCGCCGATGGGCCACGTGCGGATGATGGCCGCGGTGCAGCCGTTCCTGTCGGGCGCGATCTCGAAGACGGTGAACATGCCGGAGACGGCGACCGTCGAAGAGGTCGAGGAGATCTACTTCCAGGGCTGGAAGCTGGGGCTCAAGGCGCTGGCGATCTACCGCGACAACTGCAAGGTCGGCCAGCCGCTGTCCACGGCGAAGAAGAAGGAAGCCGAGCCGGAGCCGGAGAAGGTCGTGGAGTACCGCCCGGTGCGCCGCCGCCTGCCGAAGAAGCGCCCGAGCCAGACGGTGTCGTTCACCGTCGGCGGCGCCGAGGGCTACCTCCACGCGGGCTCCTACCCGGACGACGGCCTCGGCGAGATCTTCGTCAAGCTCGGCAAGCAGGGTTCGACGCTGGCGGGCGTGATGGACGCCTTCTCGATGTCGATCTCCGTGGGCCTGCAGCACGGCATCCCGCTGGAGTTCTACGTCTCGAAGTTCTCCAACCTGCGCTTCGAACCGGCCGGCATGACGGACGACCCGGACATCCGCATCGCCACCAGCGTGATGGACTACCTCTTCCGCCGCCTGGCCCTCGACTACCTGCCGTACGAGAAGCGCTCGCAACTCGGCATCTTCACCGCCGACGAACGCTCGGCCGAAGTGGAATCCAACTACGGCGGCATGGACCTCGAAGCCCTGCGCACCAGCGTCGACTCCTCCCCGGCCTCCGCGACCACCCCGGCCGCCCCGCCCACCCCGGCGGCCCCGGACGCGCACTCCACGGCCGAACTGATGGAACTCCACCTCGGCAAAGCCGCGGACGCGCCGTTGTGCATGACGTGCGGCACGAAGATGCGGCCTGCGGGGTCGTGTTATGCCTGTGAAGGGTGTGGAGCTACGTCGGGTTGTAGCTGATTGTCTTGAAGTGGTGAAGCGGGGAGCCGGGTTTCCGGCTCCCCGCTTTGCTTTGCCGGCGACCGGATTTCCGCACAGGATCTCCACACGTCCTCCCGCTGGGGGTCACATCGGTGCGACAGCATCGGGCGCGTGGAGTGGCTTAGGGAGTTCAGGGAAGAAGCACAGCGGCGGCGAGTGCGGCCGGAGCCGGAGTGGGGGCGTGGGGCGCGGCTGGACCCCGTGGTGGTGCGGAGCGTGCAGCGGTTCCAGGTGGGGGAGTCGGGGGACGGGGCCAACCTGATCGCCAAGGCGGACCCGCGGTTTCGGCCCGCCGTCGAGTTGTTCGTGGCCGAGGAGCAGAACCACGCGCGGCTGCTGTCCGAACTCCTCAGGGCCGCGGGGAGTGCGACGATCCACAACCACTGGTCGGACACCGTGTTCGTCTGGCTCAGGCGAGCGCTCGGGCTCAGGCTGGAGTTGATGGTGCTGTTGATCGCCGAAGTGGTGGCGCTGAGCTACTACCGGGCGCTGAGGGATGGCACCGGGGATCCGCTCACGAGGGAAGTCGCGGCGAGGATTTTGGCGGATGAGGAGCGGCATGTGCCGTTCCACTGTGATCAGCTCAGAGGAGCTTTCCCCGGGGCAAAGGGAAAACTCGTCGCCGGCGCGTGGCGGATTCTGTTGCTGGGGGCGTTGGCGGCCGTCACAATCGATCATGGCAAGGCGTTGGGGGCGCTCGGTGTCACGCGGCTCGCGTTCGCGGCGGGGGTGCTGGGGCGGTTCGAGCAGGTGGTCGTGGAAGTCCACGATGGACGGACGTGTCTGGTCGCGACGAGGCCGTTCACGCGTCGGGCGCGGCCGCGGGGTCTGCTCTGACCCCCAGCGAAGCGAGGTGCGCTCGCAGGACGTCGCGGCAGACCTGGGGCGTGGTCGCGTCCGGTTGGAGGGCCGAGCGGAACGTGAGGCCGTCCAGCAGAGCGGCCAAGCGCTCGGCTTCCAGGTCGGCCGCGGAAGCCGGCAAGCGCATGGCCTCGATGATGCGGCGGGCCAAAGCCAGCGTGCCTCGCAGAGCCTCGTGGGCCAAGGCGGTCAGGTCGGTGTCCACGCGGGCCGCGACCAGGAACTCCACCAGCACCGTGGCTTCGGCACGGCGGGGGGCGTCGAGGGGGAGCAGTTCGGCCAGGAAGTCGGTCAGTTGTGAGGCCGCCTCGTCGGGTGTCAGCTCCGAAAGGGGCCGCAACGAGACGCGGCGGCGCTCCAGGCGGGCGGTGACGCGGTCGATCGTCGAGCGCATGGCGAAGCGCATGAGGTCGCGCTGGCCGTCGAAGTAGTGGCGGACGGAGCCGATGTTCAGGCCGGACTCCGCGGCCACCGAGCGCAGCGACACGGCCGGCAAGCCGTCGCGCGCGGCCAGGCGCAGCACGGCGTCCGCGATGTCCGCGCGGCGTTGTTCTCCGTCGATGACCTTGGGCACTGGACCTTTCTATCACACCTGTGATACCAATGTTTATGTCACAGATGTGATAGAAACGAGGTGGGAGACGATGGAGACGGTGCTCAACGTGCTGCTGATCCGGTTCGGCCTGATCGCGGCCGGGCTGGTGGTGCTCGCCCTGGTGTTGTTCGCGGTGGTGGTCACGCTGCGGCGCAGGGGCAAGGGCCACCACGTGACGGCGGCGGCGCGGTTCGCCGCGCGCGTGCTGGATGAGCGAGGGGCCCGGCGTGGGAGCCGCGTGGTGAGGGAAGCGCTCAACCGGTTCGACGACCGGTGAACGGCGACGAGCTGCTGCACCATCTGCTGCTGGACCTGCTGGTCAAGGGCCTGACCGGCCTCGGCGCGGTGGTGGTGCTGGTGATCGGCGCCGTCGCGATCTGGCGCAAGGCGGGGAGGTGAATGGGGGCGCCGGTCACGGCGCCCCCACCACGTCAGGACAGCCGCGACCAGAGGAACTCGAACACCAGCGCCCACTTGAACGCCAGCTGCGCGTTGTCCGCCGCGCCGCCGTGGCCGCCTTCGATGTTCTCGTAGTAGCGCACGTCGTGGCCCTGCTCCTGCATCCGCGCCATCATCTTGCGGGCGTGGCCCGGGTGCACGCGGTCGTCCCTTGTGGACGTGGCGAACAGGGTCGGCGGGTACGTCCGTCCCTTGTGGACGTTGTGGTACGGCGAGTACTTCGCGATGTACTCCCACTCCTCGGGCACGTCCGGGTCGCCCCACTCGGCCATCCACGACGCGCCCGCCAGCAGCAGGTGGTAGCGCTTCATGTCGAGCAGCGGCACCTGGCTCACCACGGCGCCGAACAGCTCCGGGTACCGGGTGAGCATCACGCCCATCAGCAGCCCACCGTTGCTGCCGCCGAGGATGCCGAGCCGTGCGGCCGTGGTGATGCCGCGGGTGACGAGGTCGCGCGCGACTGCGGAGAAGTCCTCGTACACTTTGTGCCGGTTTTCCTTCACGGCCTGCGCGTGCCACTCCGGCCCGTACTCGCCGCCGCCGCGGATGTTCGCGACCACGTACGTGCCGCCGCGCGCGACCCAGCCGCGGCCGATCACGCCGCTGTACGCGGGCGTCAGCGAAACCTCGAAACCGCCGTAGCCGTTGAGCAGCGTCGGGCCGTCCTGCGCGCCGGGCGGGCGCACCACGAAGTACGGGATCTTCGTGCCGTCCTCCGACGTCGCGAAGTACTGCGCGACCTCGATCCCGGCCGCGTCGAAGAACCCCGGCGCCTGCTTGAGCACCTCGACCTCGCCGCCGACCTCACCCCGGCTCAGGGTCGACGGCTGCAGGTAGCTCGACGAGTCCACGAGGTACTCGTCCCTCTCGTCCGGGTCGGTGCCCACGATGTCCGCGCTGCCGAACTCCGGCGCCCCGCCCAGCGGCGCCTCCGTCCAACCGTCGGGGCCGGGCGTGAGCGCGACCAGCTCCGTCTTCACGTCACGCAGCTTCGCGAGCAGCACGTGGTTGCGGGTGAACGTGTAGTACTCGAGCGAGGTGTGCGCGTCCGGCGTGAACAGCGCGGTGAAGTCCCGCTCGCCCGCCAGGAACGCGTCGAACCCGATCACGAGCAGCGCGCCGGCGGGGTGCTCGGTGCCGCCGACGGTCCACGGCGTGCGCGGCTGCACGTACAGCCACTCGCGCTCCACCGACAGCTCCACGTCGTCGGGCAGGTCGAGCTTCTCCAGCCCGGACGGCGTCCGCAGGAACACCTCGGTGCGGTAGAAGTCGATCGAGCGGTGCACGAAGTCGCGCTCGAACGCTGGAGTCGGGTCGTGGAACGCGACCACCGCGACGTCGTCGGGCTTGCCCTCGAACACCAGCTCCGCCGATTCGACCGGCGTGCCGCGGCGCCATTCCTTCGTCAGCCGCGGGTAGCCGGACGTGGTGAGCGTGTCCGGGCCGAAGTCGGTGCCCACGTACACGCGGTCCTCGTCGATCCAGCCGACACGGTTCTTCGCCTCGGCCAGGAAGTAGCCGCCTTCGACGAACTCGTGCGCGTCCAGGTCGAACTCGCGCACCACCGTCGCGTCGGCGCCGCCGCGCGAGAGCTGCACGAGCCCGAGCCGGTGGCCGGGCCGCAGCACCGCGGCGCCCTTCCACACCCAGTTCTCGTCCTCGGCCTCGGCCAGCGCGTCGACGTCGAGCAGCAGCTCCCAGTCGGGTTCGGGCTTGCGGTACTCCTCGAGGGTGGTGCGCCGCCACAGCCCGCGCGGGTGCTCGGCGTCCTGCCAGAAGTTGTAGAGGTTGGGCCCGCGGCGGGTCACGTAGGGGATGCGCCCGCCGGCGTCGAGCACTTCGCGGACCTCGTCCCGCAGCGCGGCGAAGCGTTCGCCGGACGTGAGCACGTCCAGCGTCTCGGCGTTGCGCGTGCGGACCCAGTCCAATGCCTCGTCGCCGGTCACGTCTTCCAGCCACAGGTACGGATCTTCGACACTCATGGCCCCAGTCTCTCCGCCGGGCGGGGGTTCCGGCCACCCGTCCGGCGTTCCCGTTTCGTGATCCCGCCCGGCCGGGTGCTCCGTATGCTGGAGCGCGCAGGTGACAGGGGGAGCGAGCGCACTTGAGCGAAAACGCGGGCGGGGTGCCGCCGAGGGAGCCGGCCGGGCCGCCGCCACCGCCGCCGATGGCGGCCCGGCCACCCGCCGTGAATCCGTGGGCACCGGTTTCGTACGGTCCGCCGCGCCGCCGTAACGGCGGGGTCGTCGGCGGAGTTATCGCGCTCGTCATCCTGGTCGCCACGGCCGGGGTCATGGCCGTGGTCCCGAATGAGCTGTCCGGCCACGCGATCGCCGTGCCGATCTCCGTGCACCGCTCCGACGCGTCGCCAGGCGACGGAGCCCGCGCCGACCCCCGCGCGGTGCCCGAGCTGGAAACCAACCCCATCCTGGCGAACGGCGTGAAGCTCGGCGCGGTGTCGTGCGAGCTGCCGCAGCTGGGGGACACCGGGCCCCAGCTGTCGGCGTTCTACGAAGCGCTCACCGGCTGCCTGGAGCAGGCGTGGCGCCCGGCGCTCGACCGCGCGGATGAGCCGAGCGTGAAGGTCGCCGTCTCCGTGACGCTGCCGAAGGTGAGCGCGTGCGGGGCGGCGCCGTCGAAGGACCAGGCCGTGGCCTACTACTGCGGCGGCGACACCACGATCTACGCCCCCACTGACTGGATGCTCTCGGACGCCGGGCTGAACCGCTCGCGCCACCTCGCGACCATCGCGCACGAGTACGGCCACCACGTGCAGAGCGAAAGCGGCATTCTGACCGCGGCGGCCGACCGCATGAGCTCACCGGACCAGGACAGCCCCGCGGACCTGGCGCTGGTGCGGCGCATCGAGCTGCAGGCCAACTGCTTCGGCGCGCTGTTCATCGCCGCCGCGGAGGGGCGCGGCTCGATCAGCCGCGCCACGGCCAACGCGGCTGTCGCCGACTACGGCCGCGCCGACGACAGCGACGACCACGGCAGCCGCGCTCACCAGCTGTCCTGGGCGAAGGCCGGCTTCACGGCCCAGAACACGGCCGCGTGCAACACGTGGTCGGCGCCGGCCGACAAGGTCAGCTGAGCTTCCAGCCCGGGTCGCGTCCCAGCAGCCCGATCAGCCGGTCGAGTTCGTCGGCGCCCTCGGGCACCTCGACCAGCGCGCCGAACGCGCCGCTCACCGCGCGTTCGGCCGGGTCGGTGGGCACCATGGCGGCGAAGCCGAGGGCGGCCGTCACCGCTTCCGGCGCGGGCTCGTACGCCACGCCGAAGGTCTTCGCGAGGTCCCAGCCATGCACGACCGT
Protein-coding regions in this window:
- a CDS encoding LysM peptidoglycan-binding domain-containing protein, with the translated sequence MSILADRGIVRPLRPARQAAAPARVPSGPAAPVRGTRERRGEPLRPPTRARVVVGPRIAPATCAQARRPAVRWPWLAAIAVAACLVVTVLGVFGSGTPGGAVPERTASVSVQQGDTLTAIAARFAPDSDQGAVVERIKQLNHLDDAVLVPGLPLTVPVASEVAGFGS
- a CDS encoding prolyl oligopeptidase family protein translates to MSVEDPYLWLEDVTGDEALDWVRTRNAETLDVLTSGERFAALRDEVREVLDAGGRIPYVTRRGPNLYNFWQDAEHPRGLWRRTTLEEYRKPEPDWELLLDVDALAEAEDENWVWKGAAVLRPGHRLGLVQLSRGGADATVVREFDLDAHEFVEGGYFLAEAKNRVGWIDEDRVYVGTDFGPDTLTTSGYPRLTKEWRRGTPVESAELVFEGKPDDVAVVAFHDPTPAFERDFVHRSIDFYRTEVFLRTPSGLEKLDLPDDVELSVEREWLYVQPRTPWTVGGTEHPAGALLVIGFDAFLAGERDFTALFTPDAHTSLEYYTFTRNHVLLAKLRDVKTELVALTPGPDGWTEAPLGGAPEFGSADIVGTDPDERDEYLVDSSSYLQPSTLSRGEVGGEVEVLKQAPGFFDAAGIEVAQYFATSEDGTKIPYFVVRPPGAQDGPTLLNGYGGFEVSLTPAYSGVIGRGWVARGGTYVVANIRGGGEYGPEWHAQAVKENRHKVYEDFSAVARDLVTRGITTAARLGILGGSNGGLLMGVMLTRYPELFGAVVSQVPLLDMKRYHLLLAGASWMAEWGDPDVPEEWEYIAKYSPYHNVHKGRTYPPTLFATSTRDDRVHPGHARKMMARMQEQGHDVRYYENIEGGHGGAADNAQLAFKWALVFEFLWSRLS
- a CDS encoding vitamin B12-dependent ribonucleotide reductase — translated: MTETVGTGAAAAGRSKKKASGGLAVKRVFTTEGVHPYDDVVWEKRDVVMTNWRDGSVNFEQRGVEFPEFWSVNATNIVTSKYFRGAVGSPQRESSLKQLIDRVVKTYVKAAADYGYFAGAGDLEIFEHELTWMLLHQVFSFNSPVWFNVGTSSKQQVSACFILSVDDTMESILNWYREEGLIFKGGSGAGLNLSRIRSSKELLTSGGTASGPVSFMRGADASAGTIKSGGATRRAAKMVVLDVDHPDIEEFIQTKAREEEKIKVLRDAGFDMDLSGADIASVQYQNANNSVRVSDEFMQAVENGTEFGLRARLTGEVIERTDAKKLFRTMAQAAWECADPGVQYDGTINDWHTCPESGRISASNPCSEYMHLDNSSCNLASLNLLKFVADDGTFDAPLFAKAVEFVITAMDISICFADFPTEPIADTTRKFRQLGIGYANLGALLMALGHAYDSEGGRALAGAITSLMTGVSYRRSAEMAKVVGAYEGYARNAEAHQRVMRKHAAANELVRTYHSNDAAVRALATEEWQRGVELGTRHGWRNAQASVLAPTGTIGFMMDCDTTGIEPDFSLVKFKKLVGGGSMQIVNQTVPRALRVLGYQDEQVEAIVEYVAQHGHVVDAPGLRPEHYEVFDCAVGERSIAPMGHVRMMAAVQPFLSGAISKTVNMPETATVEEVEEIYFQGWKLGLKALAIYRDNCKVGQPLSTAKKKEAEPEPEKVVEYRPVRRRLPKKRPSQTVSFTVGGAEGYLHAGSYPDDGLGEIFVKLGKQGSTLAGVMDAFSMSISVGLQHGIPLEFYVSKFSNLRFEPAGMTDDPDIRIATSVMDYLFRRLALDYLPYEKRSQLGIFTADERSAEVESNYGGMDLEALRTSVDSSPASATTPAAPPTPAAPDAHSTAELMELHLGKAADAPLCMTCGTKMRPAGSCYACEGCGATSGCS
- a CDS encoding ferritin-like domain-containing protein encodes the protein MAEEQNHARLLSELLRAAGSATIHNHWSDTVFVWLRRALGLRLELMVLLIAEVVALSYYRALRDGTGDPLTREVAARILADEERHVPFHCDQLRGAFPGAKGKLVAGAWRILLLGALAAVTIDHGKALGALGVTRLAFAAGVLGRFEQVVVEVHDGRTCLVATRPFTRRARPRGLL
- a CDS encoding neutral zinc metallopeptidase, which translates into the protein MAARPPAVNPWAPVSYGPPRRRNGGVVGGVIALVILVATAGVMAVVPNELSGHAIAVPISVHRSDASPGDGARADPRAVPELETNPILANGVKLGAVSCELPQLGDTGPQLSAFYEALTGCLEQAWRPALDRADEPSVKVAVSVTLPKVSACGAAPSKDQAVAYYCGGDTTIYAPTDWMLSDAGLNRSRHLATIAHEYGHHVQSESGILTAAADRMSSPDQDSPADLALVRRIELQANCFGALFIAAAEGRGSISRATANAAVADYGRADDSDDHGSRAHQLSWAKAGFTAQNTAACNTWSAPADKVS
- the nrdR gene encoding transcriptional regulator NrdR; this encodes MRCPFCRHADSRVVDSREVDEGQAIRRRRSCAQCGRRFTTSETMVLAVVKRSGVTEQFSRDKVVNGVRRACQGRPVDDDALQKLAQRVEESIRSAGLAEIPSHEVGLAILGPLRELDGVAYLRFASVYRSFSSVEDFEKEIADLREAMAGTAAEEGSERAGDD
- the lexA gene encoding transcriptional repressor LexA, whose protein sequence is MAKESKAGTTPGGSGKVTALPEVYDVDETLTVRQQQVLDVIRTWVARFGYPPSVREIGEAVGLTSTSSVSHQLKALQRKGYLRRDANRPRAVGVLSTTDDNPMGIDIDQQPSMPKAAYVPLVGRIAAGGPVLAEQAIEDVFPLPREIVGEGELFLLSVTGDSMIDAAITDGDWVVVRQQPAAENGDIVAAMIDGEATVKTFKRKDGHVWLMPHNEAYEPIPGDDATILGKVVAVLRRL
- a CDS encoding TetR/AcrR family transcriptional regulator, whose amino-acid sequence is MPKVIDGEQRRADIADAVLRLAARDGLPAVSLRSVAAESGLNIGSVRHYFDGQRDLMRFAMRSTIDRVTARLERRRVSLRPLSELTPDEAASQLTDFLAELLPLDAPRRAEATVLVEFLVAARVDTDLTALAHEALRGTLALARRIIEAMRLPASAADLEAERLAALLDGLTFRSALQPDATTPQVCRDVLRAHLASLGVRADPAAAPDA